TAAAAGAAAATATCATTACTCTCGGCAATTGCCATACGCACATCGCTTGGTCCGTGCACTTTCCAATCGCCAAAATGAAAATTCCCGATATTAAGCGACCCTCCCAATCCATTAATAATCGTTGAAGGCGCAATAACTCCTTCCGAAAGCGCAGCCGAGGCTATCAGTGGTTTTATGGTAGATCCGGGAGGATATTCTCCAGAAATCGCCCTATTAAAAAGAGGTTTGGCAGGATCACTGATTAATTTCGAATAATCTTCCTGTGAAATTCTTCCAGAGAAAATATTATTATCAAAACTGGGAAGGCTTACCATCGCCCGGACTTCTCCATTTTTTGGATCAATCGCTACTGCCGCAGCTGTTCGCGTGTCAGTTGTTTCCAGAACCTTGCTTAATTCATCATAAATTTTTTTCTGAAGTTCATAGTCAATTCCCAAAACCAAGTCATTCCCTGCTTCAGGATTTATTATCCCCCTCTCCTTCTTCACATTACCCAATGAGTCAACTTCGACTTTTACTGCCCCATTTTTCCCCTTCAAATATTTTTCGTATGTTTTTTCCACTCCCTGTTTTCCCATGTAGTCCGTAAGAAAATAATCACTGTTATCAGCCAGCTCTTTTTTGTCAATTTTTCCGACATATCCCAGAATATGGGAAAAAATAGAGCTATCGACATATTCACGAATGGCCGTCTTGTCGGTAAAAATTCCCGGAAAATCAGATTTTTTTTCTTCAAGCGATAGATGCTCTTCCTGGGAAATATTTTCTTTTATGAGGATAGGGCTCAGAGAGGAACTTTCTACTGAAATAACTTTGGCCAGCAAATCTTCTTCGCTGATAGATAGGATCCGAGAAAGCTCTACGGATAGTTTTTTAAGTCCGTCGGAATCTTCCGGAAGATTAGCGGGAATCGCAGTTGCATCCACACTGGGAATATTATTCACCAAAGCATTCCCAAATCTGTCCATTATCTTCCCCCTGGGAGCTTTTACGGAAACAGAACGAATGCTATTTTCCTTGGCGATTTCCTTGTAATAAGTTTCTTTTACAATATTAAGATAAAAGATTCGCGACCCCAAAATAACCATAAATACGAGAATAACGGCCCAGAATATTCCCATTTTATTTTTTTCTAAAGGAATCTCAATTCTAGCTGATTCTTCTTTGGAAACGGAAAAAAGATAATCTTCCAATTCAATTCCTTTTGATAATTTTGTTCTATTTCTTTTACTGCCAAACATTTATTTTTCCAATAATAAATTATTAGACGGAGAAAGTTTCTTTTTAATCCTTTTAAAAAATAATATGCAGAGGAAAAATAAAATCAGATTTAAAATCATTTTCCACCCCGTGCTTTCTAAGAAAAAACCATTGATTTCCTGTATTTTTTGGAATTTAAATCCGGCGCCAATCAATTGAATCCAAAAATTATTCAAAAAAGTCATAAGAAAAACAAAAATAGTACCCACTAAAATTCCTCCTATTTTTTCGCCTAGAATCAGCCTGCGTGAAAAAAAACTTGTAGCGTAAGAAAAAAAAATGAATGGAAAGACGT
The sequence above is a segment of the Parcubacteria group bacterium genome. Coding sequences within it:
- the mrdA gene encoding penicillin-binding protein 2, with translation MFGSKRNRTKLSKGIELEDYLFSVSKEESARIEIPLEKNKMGIFWAVILVFMVILGSRIFYLNIVKETYYKEIAKENSIRSVSVKAPRGKIMDRFGNALVNNIPSVDATAIPANLPEDSDGLKKLSVELSRILSISEEDLLAKVISVESSSLSPILIKENISQEEHLSLEEKKSDFPGIFTDKTAIREYVDSSIFSHILGYVGKIDKKELADNSDYFLTDYMGKQGVEKTYEKYLKGKNGAVKVEVDSLGNVKKERGIINPEAGNDLVLGIDYELQKKIYDELSKVLETTDTRTAAAVAIDPKNGEVRAMVSLPSFDNNIFSGRISQEDYSKLISDPAKPLFNRAISGEYPPGSTIKPLIASAALSEGVIAPSTIINGLGGSLNIGNFHFGDWKVHGPSDVRMAIAESNDIFFYTIGGGYGNIQGLGMDRMKKYENLFGWGDILGIDIPGESSGFVPDTQWKLDKLGERWYTGDDYHCAIGQGFIRATPLQIANYIAAIANGGTLYQPRVVSKIINNNDETINNSAVVIRDKFISPEILKVVQEGMRETVVSGTAQTLKDLPVESAGKTGTAQFGSEDKTHAWFASYAPYNNPELAMIVLVEGGGEGHSSALPVTNEVYKWYFGERNKQKN
- the mreD gene encoding rod shape-determining protein MreD, with the translated sequence MKKNIFILLIIILTVIFQTSVIPLCFSERNIPDFVLIEMVSAVAVFGFQLTWIWVIIAGIILDLFSFSALGFNVFPFIFFSYATSFFSRRLILGEKIGGILVGTIFVFLMTFLNNFWIQLIGAGFKFQKIQEINGFFLESTGWKMILNLILFFLCILFFKRIKKKLSPSNNLLLEK